One window of Hujiaoplasma nucleasis genomic DNA carries:
- a CDS encoding alanine/ornithine racemase family PLP-dependent enzyme, translating into MYPRVIINQKNILENAKRMVSLAKDNHIFDIMAIVKVFAGHLDFLKELAETGVTYIGDSRIQNLKKIQDIKLPKILVRLPMLSEIDEVIQFADVSLNSEIKTIIELNKASKIANKIHQIILMFDLGDLREGIYYKSDYLDVIDQILKLDHIELLGIGTNLTCYGGLVPDQEILNRLVKIKNHIESHFNCKLQIISGGNSSTVTLFGKNQIPKEINSLRLGESIFFGKETSYSTEISHFNHDNFILEAQIIEWQIKPSFPDGPTSINSFGEKVDIKDLGPMKRAILAIGKQDVILSNLSPVDKNINIIGGSSDHLIIDITNANYELGDIIRFNLNYPALLHLMNSDYVEKVFR; encoded by the coding sequence ATGTATCCCAGAGTAATCATTAATCAAAAAAATATACTTGAGAATGCAAAAAGAATGGTTTCTTTAGCTAAAGATAACCATATTTTTGATATTATGGCCATTGTCAAAGTATTTGCTGGTCATTTAGATTTTTTAAAGGAATTAGCTGAAACAGGTGTAACTTATATTGGTGATTCAAGAATACAAAACCTAAAAAAAATCCAAGATATTAAGTTGCCTAAAATTTTAGTAAGGTTACCTATGCTTTCAGAAATTGATGAAGTTATTCAATTTGCAGATGTGAGTCTTAATTCTGAAATTAAAACCATTATTGAACTTAATAAGGCTAGCAAAATAGCAAACAAGATACACCAAATTATCTTAATGTTCGACTTAGGAGACTTAAGAGAAGGTATATATTATAAATCTGACTATCTAGATGTGATTGATCAAATATTGAAACTTGATCATATTGAACTACTTGGTATTGGTACAAACCTTACTTGCTATGGCGGCTTAGTTCCTGACCAAGAAATTTTAAATCGACTTGTTAAGATTAAAAATCATATCGAATCTCATTTTAATTGTAAACTTCAAATTATATCTGGTGGAAATTCATCAACTGTCACTCTTTTTGGAAAAAATCAAATTCCTAAAGAAATAAATAGTCTAAGATTAGGTGAATCTATTTTCTTTGGAAAAGAAACTTCTTATTCAACAGAAATATCTCATTTTAATCATGATAATTTTATTTTAGAAGCTCAAATCATTGAATGGCAAATCAAACCTAGTTTCCCTGATGGACCTACAAGCATTAATTCATTTGGTGAAAAAGTCGATATAAAAGACTTAGGCCCAATGAAAAGAGCTATTTTGGCAATCGGAAAACAAGATGTTATTTTAAGTAATTTAAGTCCGGTTGATAAAAATATCAATATAATAGGTGGTTCATCCGATCATCTCATTATTGATATAACAAACGCAAATTATGAACTTGGTGATATTATTCGTTTTAACCTTAACTATCCGGCTTTATTGCACTTAATGAACTCTGATTATGTAGAAAAGGTTTTCCGATAA
- a CDS encoding ornithine aminomutase subunit alpha: MNKRPTRSDDYEVRRQHLKNLSEDELKKRFWELAEKTVNPLIDLAYKNTSPAIERSIVLRMGFSSLEAKDLVEKTLKHNLITKGAGHVIYRLSQLEKISIREAGMKLINDQGWTLVKESFEVK; this comes from the coding sequence ATGAATAAACGACCAACAAGAAGTGATGACTATGAAGTGCGTCGTCAACATCTAAAAAACCTATCTGAGGATGAACTTAAGAAAAGATTTTGGGAACTTGCAGAAAAAACTGTTAACCCATTGATTGATTTAGCATACAAAAATACTAGTCCAGCTATCGAAAGATCTATCGTTTTAAGAATGGGCTTTTCCAGCTTAGAAGCAAAAGATCTTGTTGAAAAAACATTAAAACATAATTTAATTACTAAAGGTGCTGGCCATGTTATATATAGGCTATCTCAGTTAGAGAAAATCTCTATTAGAGAAGCTGGCATGAAATTAATTAATGACCAAGGTTGGACACTTGTAAAAGAAAGTTTTGAGGTGAAATAA
- the oraE gene encoding D-ornithine 4,5-aminomutase subunit OraE yields the protein MKVNEKLDIRYILQDLDKYQPRRRGWTWRQPVKDLNMEGNIYSDASKPLKNSIPLPAAKYFNNIDPQPIQVITSEIASGRFEDDIRRMRMAAWHGADHLMVIRTAGQSHFDGLIEGTPQGIGGVAITRKQVRAQRKALDIIEDEVGRPINYHSYVSGVAGPDIAVMFAEEGVNGAHQDPQYNVLYRNINMIRSFVDAAESKKIMAWGDILQIDGAHNANATAMVAWKVMPELMVQHAINSLFSVKAGIKKENIALSTVPPTAVPAPDLKINLPYAKALRDFFSDYKMRAQMNTKYMESSTREATVTHVLNMMISKLTSADIQSTITPDEGRNVPWHMYNVEACDTAKQALIGMDGLLEMVELKEEGYLADKVRELKERAILFFEELLEDGGYFQAVEDGYFIDSGIYPERNGDGISRAINGGIGAHTVYERDEDYFAPVTAHFGYNNIQQYGLKPEDNPAVLIGGSTFEDRSKIQYIDELDPEDNVNTRLAEKEKYINSNIIKPEVEWLADGVVVIDITVPTSLKYAEAAALEIAKKMNLSEAEVIHREILHVAEATRIQVKGKVNFDIDLDTLTLPEEPDLLTDQEIKDYLKEHPMKIVAGTVGEDEHSVGLREIIDIKHGGIEKYGIECIYLGTSVPITKLVDAAIETNADAILMSTIISHDEVHYKNMKKTHEYAIEKGVRDSLLILAGGTQVTPEIARKQGVDQGFSRGTKGHHVASFLVKNKKGK from the coding sequence ATGAAAGTTAATGAAAAGCTAGATATTCGTTATATCCTTCAGGATTTAGATAAGTATCAACCAAGACGTCGTGGCTGGACATGGAGACAACCGGTTAAAGATTTAAACATGGAAGGCAACATCTATTCAGATGCATCAAAACCCCTAAAAAATTCAATTCCTTTACCTGCTGCTAAATATTTTAATAACATAGACCCACAACCTATCCAAGTGATTACCTCTGAAATAGCATCAGGAAGATTTGAAGATGATATTCGCAGAATGAGAATGGCTGCTTGGCATGGTGCAGACCACTTAATGGTTATTCGTACAGCTGGTCAATCTCATTTTGATGGTTTAATTGAGGGTACACCACAAGGAATTGGTGGCGTTGCCATTACCAGAAAACAAGTTAGAGCTCAAAGAAAAGCTTTAGATATCATCGAAGATGAAGTAGGAAGACCTATTAATTATCATTCATATGTATCTGGAGTTGCTGGTCCAGATATTGCTGTAATGTTTGCTGAAGAAGGCGTTAACGGAGCACATCAGGATCCTCAATATAATGTTTTATATAGAAACATTAATATGATACGTTCATTTGTTGATGCTGCTGAATCTAAAAAAATCATGGCTTGGGGAGATATTCTTCAAATTGATGGAGCCCACAACGCCAATGCAACGGCTATGGTTGCCTGGAAAGTCATGCCAGAATTAATGGTTCAACATGCTATTAATTCATTGTTTTCAGTTAAGGCAGGAATAAAAAAAGAAAACATCGCCTTATCAACAGTACCACCAACAGCTGTCCCAGCACCAGATTTAAAAATAAATCTACCTTATGCTAAAGCTTTAAGAGACTTCTTCTCTGACTATAAAATGCGTGCACAAATGAATACAAAATATATGGAATCATCTACTCGTGAAGCAACGGTGACCCATGTATTAAATATGATGATATCTAAATTAACTTCTGCTGACATCCAATCAACCATCACACCTGATGAAGGAAGAAATGTGCCATGGCATATGTATAATGTAGAAGCATGTGATACTGCCAAACAAGCTTTGATAGGTATGGATGGCCTTCTAGAAATGGTTGAACTTAAAGAAGAAGGTTATTTAGCAGATAAAGTTAGAGAACTCAAGGAAAGAGCCATTTTATTCTTCGAAGAACTTTTAGAAGATGGAGGCTACTTCCAAGCAGTTGAAGATGGCTATTTTATTGATTCAGGAATTTATCCTGAACGTAATGGAGATGGTATCTCAAGAGCCATTAATGGCGGTATTGGTGCTCATACAGTTTATGAAAGAGATGAAGATTATTTTGCGCCAGTTACAGCTCATTTTGGTTATAATAATATCCAACAATATGGTCTCAAACCAGAAGATAATCCTGCAGTATTAATTGGGGGTTCTACTTTTGAAGATCGTTCTAAAATTCAATACATTGATGAGTTAGACCCTGAAGATAATGTAAATACAAGACTAGCAGAAAAAGAAAAGTACATTAACTCTAATATTATTAAACCTGAAGTTGAGTGGTTAGCAGATGGCGTAGTTGTCATCGATATTACAGTCCCTACTTCTTTAAAATATGCCGAAGCTGCAGCTTTAGAAATAGCAAAGAAAATGAATTTATCTGAGGCAGAAGTTATTCATAGAGAAATTTTACATGTCGCTGAAGCTACAAGAATTCAAGTTAAAGGAAAGGTAAATTTTGATATAGACTTAGATACTTTAACATTACCTGAAGAACCAGACTTATTAACAGATCAAGAAATTAAAGATTACCTTAAAGAACATCCTATGAAGATTGTAGCTGGAACTGTTGGAGAAGATGAGCATTCTGTAGGTTTGAGAGAGATCATTGATATTAAACATGGTGGTATTGAAAAATATGGTATCGAATGCATCTATTTAGGTACATCTGTTCCTATTACAAAACTTGTTGATGCAGCTATTGAAACCAATGCAGATGCAATTCTTATGTCAACCATTATTTCTCATGATGAAGTTCATTATAAAAACATGAAAAAGACTCATGAATATGCAATTGAAAAAGGGGTAAGAGACTCTCTTTTAATTCTAGCCGGTGGAACTCAAGTTACGCCTGAAATCGCTAGAAAACAAGGGGTAGATCAAGGTTTCTCAAGAGGAACTAAAGGTCACCACGTTGCTTCATTCTTAGTCAAAAATAAAAAGGGAAAATAA
- a CDS encoding NYN domain-containing protein has product MEIKDKSIALLIDAENISPSYIEIIIDEANKYGKINYRRVYGDWTTPQLNPWKQKMNEFGLTPVQQYAYTSGKNSSDFTLIIDAMDILYSGKVNSFCIVSSDSDFTKLVTRLREDNMFVFGMGESKTPISLVNSCETFSYLDKMLITYESEEKAPKRKSVKQTVEVVQETNTTSITPLRKIKHELKNMINSNLEDDGWAYWSLIAQLIMKKYPGFHPRNYGKNMRPLEFFEKMHDFEVKKEDTVIYIKNK; this is encoded by the coding sequence ATGGAAATTAAAGATAAAAGTATTGCATTACTTATTGATGCTGAAAATATTTCTCCTAGCTACATTGAAATTATCATTGATGAAGCTAATAAATATGGAAAAATAAACTATCGAAGGGTATATGGTGATTGGACAACTCCACAACTAAACCCTTGGAAACAAAAAATGAATGAATTTGGCTTGACCCCTGTTCAGCAATATGCTTATACATCGGGGAAAAACTCATCAGACTTTACTTTAATTATTGATGCAATGGATATATTATATTCAGGTAAAGTCAATAGTTTTTGTATAGTATCTAGTGATAGTGACTTTACTAAATTGGTTACTAGATTAAGAGAAGATAATATGTTTGTCTTTGGAATGGGTGAGTCTAAAACCCCTATTTCTTTAGTCAACTCTTGTGAAACTTTTTCTTATTTAGATAAGATGCTCATTACTTATGAAAGTGAAGAAAAAGCTCCAAAACGTAAATCTGTTAAACAAACTGTTGAAGTTGTTCAAGAAACCAATACAACATCAATCACACCACTTAGAAAAATTAAGCATGAGTTAAAAAATATGATTAATTCTAATTTAGAAGATGATGGTTGGGCTTATTGGTCATTAATTGCTCAATTAATTATGAAGAAGTATCCAGGTTTCCATCCTAGAAACTATGGTAAAAATATGAGACCACTTGAGTTTTTTGAAAAAATGCACGATTTTGAAGTGAAAAAAGAAGATACAGTAATCTATATTAAGAATAAATAA
- the ord gene encoding 2,4-diaminopentanoate dehydrogenase, whose protein sequence is MKKEKVKIVIWGFGAMGSGMAKMILKKQGFDIVGICDLYDKIVGKSMFEVLNLENNQDHDVIISNDIDDILTNQKPDLVLLATDSFTKGAYPKIKKIIEHGVNVISTAEEMSYPLANQPELAKEMDELAKKNKVTVLGTGVNPGMMMDLLAVCMSGVMEEVDDMEISRINSLSPFGKTVMEEQGVGLSVEEFNDKLNKGQMAGHVGFKESVYMIAHALGLEIDHFEQSMKAIVTDINRKSPYGFAKKGDVCGVEMSAKAILNNGKVIHMYHPQQIEPEMVGVSTGDYIKIKGKPAINLANSPEVEGGIGTISICVNMIPQVLNAHPGLKTMIDLPVPRAIMGDVRKLIIKE, encoded by the coding sequence ATGAAAAAAGAAAAAGTTAAAATTGTTATTTGGGGATTTGGTGCCATGGGTTCTGGGATGGCGAAAATGATCCTAAAAAAACAAGGATTTGACATCGTTGGTATTTGTGACTTGTATGATAAGATAGTTGGCAAGAGTATGTTTGAGGTTTTAAATCTTGAAAACAACCAAGATCATGATGTGATTATATCTAATGATATTGATGATATCTTAACTAATCAAAAACCAGATTTGGTATTATTAGCAACAGATTCTTTTACTAAAGGTGCTTACCCTAAAATCAAAAAAATTATCGAACATGGTGTTAACGTTATATCTACTGCCGAAGAAATGTCATACCCTCTTGCAAACCAACCTGAACTTGCTAAAGAAATGGATGAACTTGCTAAGAAAAACAAAGTAACAGTCTTAGGGACTGGTGTGAATCCAGGAATGATGATGGATTTATTGGCAGTATGTATGTCTGGAGTTATGGAAGAAGTCGATGATATGGAAATATCTAGAATTAACTCATTATCACCTTTTGGAAAAACCGTCATGGAAGAGCAAGGTGTTGGTTTAAGTGTTGAAGAATTTAATGATAAGCTTAACAAAGGCCAAATGGCAGGTCATGTAGGTTTTAAAGAGTCTGTATATATGATTGCTCATGCCTTAGGTTTAGAAATAGACCACTTTGAACAATCTATGAAAGCTATCGTGACTGACATTAATCGTAAATCTCCTTATGGTTTTGCTAAGAAAGGTGATGTTTGTGGTGTTGAAATGTCAGCTAAAGCAATCTTAAATAACGGTAAAGTTATTCATATGTATCATCCTCAACAAATCGAACCTGAAATGGTTGGGGTATCTACTGGAGATTATATTAAAATTAAAGGTAAACCAGCGATTAATCTTGCTAACTCACCTGAAGTTGAAGGTGGAATAGGTACTATTTCAATCTGTGTTAATATGATTCCACAAGTACTAAATGCACACCCAGGATTAAAAACAATGATTGATTTACCAGTTCCAAGAGCCATTATGGGTGATGTAAGAAAATTAATCATTAAGGAGTGA
- a CDS encoding GlmL-related ornithine degradation protein, whose product MIIDALVAEIGSTTTVVNAFDGLESNNPRFLGSGFSPTTVLEGDVNIGLNQAIEDLKIKLNTDSLKAKETFASSSAAGGLKMSVHGLVYDMTVKAAKEAALGAGANIKMITSGILDEYQIEEIKSLQLNIIMIAGGVDYGERKTAIENAKIIAGLKLNIPIIYAGNIQNHHLVKQIFIDNNQEQFLFISDNVYPKIDDLQVEKTRQIIQEVFHKHIIHAPGMEKVKDIINHDIIPTPGAVMEASILLQKSMGDLVTVDIGGATTDIHSVTQGNEQIEKILIAPEPFSKRTVEGDLGVYVNKDNLIDIISMDRLVLELNIDIKELENIIKNYQVIPNLKQYPLTERLTLEAFKQALNRHSGHLIKMFNAGGKVTYAEGKDLTNIKHIIGTGGALTRLNNSAQLMKKVILEQNELSLSPPKNSQIWIDRNYIMASLGVLSKKHPEASLVLLKESLEMV is encoded by the coding sequence ATGATCATAGATGCTTTGGTTGCCGAAATAGGCTCTACAACAACTGTAGTAAATGCTTTTGATGGATTAGAATCCAATAATCCACGTTTTTTAGGCAGTGGATTTTCTCCTACAACAGTTTTAGAAGGAGATGTTAACATCGGATTAAATCAAGCCATCGAAGATTTAAAAATCAAATTAAATACCGACAGCTTAAAGGCAAAAGAAACTTTTGCCTCTTCTTCAGCTGCAGGTGGACTAAAAATGTCAGTTCATGGTCTAGTTTATGATATGACTGTTAAAGCAGCTAAAGAAGCTGCTTTGGGAGCTGGTGCAAACATAAAAATGATTACGTCTGGAATTTTAGACGAATATCAAATTGAAGAAATAAAGAGTCTTCAACTGAACATAATAATGATTGCTGGTGGTGTTGATTATGGTGAAAGAAAAACTGCCATAGAAAACGCTAAAATTATTGCGGGACTTAAATTAAATATACCCATTATCTATGCCGGAAACATCCAAAATCACCATCTAGTTAAACAAATATTCATTGATAATAATCAAGAACAATTTTTGTTTATTTCTGATAATGTCTATCCTAAAATAGATGATTTACAAGTTGAAAAAACAAGACAAATAATCCAAGAAGTCTTTCATAAACATATTATTCATGCTCCTGGTATGGAAAAAGTGAAAGATATCATTAATCATGATATTATCCCAACACCAGGCGCTGTTATGGAGGCTTCCATATTATTGCAAAAATCTATGGGGGACTTAGTAACTGTCGATATTGGTGGCGCTACAACCGACATTCACTCTGTGACCCAGGGAAATGAACAAATAGAAAAAATTCTTATTGCTCCTGAACCATTTTCTAAAAGAACTGTTGAAGGTGACTTGGGGGTTTATGTTAACAAAGATAATTTAATTGATATTATTAGCATGGATAGGCTAGTTTTAGAACTTAATATAGATATAAAAGAACTTGAAAATATAATTAAAAATTACCAAGTAATCCCTAATTTAAAGCAATATCCATTAACTGAACGCCTTACTTTGGAAGCTTTTAAACAAGCATTAAATCGCCATTCAGGTCACTTAATCAAAATGTTTAATGCAGGTGGTAAAGTAACCTATGCAGAGGGAAAAGATCTTACGAATATAAAACACATTATTGGTACAGGCGGCGCCTTAACAAGATTAAATAATTCTGCTCAATTAATGAAAAAAGTTATATTAGAACAAAACGAATTATCCTTAAGTCCACCAAAGAACTCACAAATATGGATTGATAGAAATTATATTATGGCATCCTTAGGTGTTTTATCTAAAAAACATCCTGAAGCTTCACTCGTACTTCTAAAAGAAAGTTTGGAGATGGTTTAA
- the ortA gene encoding 2-amino-4-oxopentanoate thiolase subunit OrtA: protein MIKKDTWVQIKKVILKSEERAGNLPEETKKVPLIMWVKGFLLKEAELNDEVQIKTLTGRIESGTLIEVNPAYMHTYGKFMPEILRIDDIVKSTLFGDDHHE, encoded by the coding sequence GTGATTAAAAAAGACACTTGGGTTCAAATAAAAAAGGTAATTCTAAAATCTGAAGAGAGAGCTGGTAACCTTCCAGAAGAAACAAAAAAAGTACCCTTAATCATGTGGGTTAAAGGATTTTTATTAAAGGAAGCTGAACTCAATGATGAGGTTCAAATTAAAACTTTGACTGGAAGAATTGAATCAGGAACCTTAATAGAAGTAAACCCTGCGTATATGCATACTTACGGAAAATTTATGCCAGAAATACTAAGAATAGATGATATAGTAAAATCTACTCTTTTTGGAGATGATCATCATGAATAA
- the ortB gene encoding 2-amino-4-oxopentanoate thiolase subunit OrtB, producing the protein MNNSYEAVMARKNDIMRKSVGIDYEKYEHDYIAFDYEKMLDDCGFSLEEIKKIQSESGVGNTPLKECKNITNLCRKVSKPGYGARIFIKDEALNDSGSFKARRASISCYQAKKMGYKGVIAATSGNYGAAVASQAAKYGLKCIIVQECYDSKGIGQPEIIEKARACEAYGAEVVQLSVGPELFYKFLLLLEETGYFNASLYTPYGIKGIESLGAELVEDCLRITNKEPDMVVVTNAGGGNLTGTARGIKQVTDKKINIVGSSVNLYGLHMASDTDFNKKSFTTGHTGFGIPFIMNPDRSDVPRSAARALRYIDRYVTVTQGEVFFITEALSVLEGIERGPAGNTSLAAAFSLAQELPEDKIIVVQETEYTSAGKHHQAQLAFARDNGICIYFGDPKNEIPGKSIVFPKEVSYIKAQDLDLTEIKYKYIMNHIKNLNKISQKDLKFLVDETNTSMDYLKKILDQNKIEVEA; encoded by the coding sequence ATGAATAATTCTTATGAAGCTGTTATGGCAAGGAAAAATGATATAATGAGGAAATCTGTAGGTATCGATTATGAAAAATACGAACATGATTATATCGCTTTTGATTATGAAAAAATGCTAGATGATTGTGGGTTTTCTCTAGAAGAAATTAAAAAAATTCAATCTGAAAGTGGTGTTGGAAATACCCCACTTAAGGAATGCAAAAATATCACTAACCTATGTCGAAAAGTTTCAAAGCCAGGTTATGGAGCAAGAATCTTTATCAAAGATGAAGCCTTAAATGATTCGGGTAGTTTTAAAGCAAGACGAGCTAGTATATCTTGTTATCAAGCCAAGAAAATGGGATATAAAGGTGTTATAGCCGCAACTAGTGGTAATTACGGAGCTGCTGTTGCTTCTCAAGCCGCTAAGTATGGTTTAAAATGCATCATTGTTCAAGAATGCTACGATTCAAAAGGTATTGGCCAACCTGAAATCATTGAAAAAGCCAGAGCTTGTGAGGCATATGGAGCTGAGGTTGTCCAATTAAGTGTTGGTCCTGAGCTTTTCTATAAATTCTTATTGCTTCTTGAAGAAACTGGATATTTTAATGCTTCTTTATATACACCTTATGGGATTAAAGGTATAGAATCCTTGGGCGCAGAGCTTGTAGAAGACTGTCTAAGAATAACCAATAAAGAGCCTGATATGGTAGTTGTTACGAATGCTGGCGGCGGTAATTTAACAGGCACCGCAAGAGGTATTAAGCAAGTGACTGATAAAAAAATTAATATTGTTGGTTCTTCTGTTAATCTTTATGGACTTCACATGGCAAGTGATACAGACTTCAATAAAAAATCATTCACAACCGGGCATACTGGTTTTGGCATTCCTTTTATTATGAATCCTGACCGTTCTGATGTTCCAAGGTCAGCTGCTAGAGCATTAAGATATATTGATCGTTATGTAACTGTGACACAGGGTGAAGTTTTTTTTATAACAGAAGCTCTATCTGTTTTAGAAGGAATTGAAAGAGGGCCAGCAGGTAATACCTCTTTAGCCGCGGCTTTTTCTTTAGCACAAGAATTACCTGAAGATAAAATCATAGTTGTTCAAGAAACTGAATATACTTCTGCTGGAAAACACCATCAAGCTCAACTAGCTTTTGCTAGAGATAATGGAATATGTATCTATTTTGGTGATCCTAAAAATGAAATTCCTGGTAAATCAATCGTTTTTCCTAAAGAAGTATCTTATATAAAAGCTCAAGACCTTGATTTAACTGAAATAAAATACAAATATATTATGAATCACATAAAGAACTTGAATAAAATCAGTCAAAAAGATTTAAAATTTTTGGTTGATGAAACCAATACATCTATGGATTACCTTAAAAAAATTCTAGACCAAAATAAAATTGAAGTGGAGGCATAA
- the argF gene encoding ornithine carbamoyltransferase translates to MQNNFKGRSFLTLLDYTPEEIQTLLNLSKELKDKKHQGITFEPLKGKNIVLLFEKDSTRTRCAFQAGGNDLGMNVTYLGPTGSQMGKKESIKDTARVLGRMYDGIEYRGYEQKTVEILAEYSKVPVWNGLTDLYHPTQILADFLTIQENFGKLKDITFAYFGDARNNMGNSLMIGAAKMGMNFRAVAPKDLWPNEALVQKCKLIAKETGASITLTEDVKEGAENADVIYTDVWVSMGEPDHVWKDRIEKLTPYQVNKNIMDMANKNAIFMHCLPAFHNRETKIGEDIFQKFSMDALEVTEEVFESKQSVVFDEAENRMHTIKAVMYATMGDF, encoded by the coding sequence ATGCAAAATAATTTTAAAGGGAGAAGTTTCTTAACACTTCTAGATTACACACCAGAGGAGATTCAAACACTATTAAATTTATCTAAGGAATTAAAAGATAAAAAACATCAAGGTATCACTTTTGAACCTTTGAAAGGTAAAAATATTGTATTATTATTTGAAAAAGATTCGACTAGAACTAGATGTGCTTTTCAAGCAGGTGGAAATGATTTAGGGATGAATGTTACTTACTTAGGTCCAACTGGCTCTCAAATGGGGAAAAAAGAAAGTATCAAAGATACAGCAAGAGTTTTAGGGAGAATGTATGATGGTATTGAATATAGAGGCTATGAACAAAAAACTGTAGAAATACTAGCCGAATATTCTAAGGTTCCTGTTTGGAATGGTTTAACAGACTTATACCATCCAACACAAATATTAGCTGACTTCTTAACGATTCAAGAAAATTTTGGAAAACTAAAAGATATTACATTTGCATATTTTGGAGATGCAAGAAATAACATGGGTAATTCATTAATGATTGGTGCTGCAAAAATGGGAATGAATTTTAGAGCCGTTGCTCCAAAAGATTTATGGCCTAATGAGGCTTTGGTTCAAAAATGTAAACTTATCGCAAAAGAAACCGGAGCTAGCATTACCTTAACAGAAGATGTTAAAGAAGGTGCTGAAAACGCAGATGTTATTTACACTGATGTTTGGGTATCAATGGGAGAACCGGACCATGTTTGGAAAGATAGAATCGAAAAGTTAACACCTTATCAAGTCAATAAAAACATTATGGATATGGCCAATAAAAATGCCATTTTTATGCATTGTTTACCAGCTTTCCATAATAGAGAAACTAAAATTGGTGAAGATATTTTCCAAAAATTTAGCATGGATGCTTTAGAAGTTACTGAAGAAGTTTTTGAGTCAAAACAATCAGTTGTCTTTGATGAAGCAGAAAATAGAATGCACACAATAAAAGCAGTTATGTATGCTACCATGGGGGATTTTTAA
- the arcC gene encoding carbamate kinase: MKKIVVALGGNALGNNPIEQLDKVKYAAKAIVDMVKEGNEVIIAHGNGPQVGMINSAFEESHLLNQKHPEMPFPECGAMSQGYIGYHLQNAIQKQLSHEKMNQKVATVITQVIVDENDSAFQNPSKPIGSFVDLETAKLMEKEKKYIMVEDANRGYRRVVPSPKPIGIVELDIIKTLVDANHLVITVGGGGIPVIKDDLGYKGVAAVIDKDFASAKLADLLNADMLVILTAVDKVKINFGKVNEKDLDALTMKEIDMYIEAKEFSAGSMLPKVQACKSFVNGYSHRTALIASLEKAKEALLGQTGTRIIGG; this comes from the coding sequence ATGAAAAAAATAGTTGTTGCTCTTGGTGGAAATGCTTTAGGAAATAATCCTATTGAACAATTAGATAAAGTTAAATATGCAGCCAAAGCCATTGTTGATATGGTTAAAGAAGGTAATGAAGTTATTATTGCCCACGGTAATGGTCCACAAGTTGGAATGATCAATTCAGCCTTCGAAGAAAGTCATTTGCTCAACCAAAAACATCCAGAAATGCCTTTTCCAGAATGTGGTGCCATGAGTCAAGGATATATTGGATATCATTTGCAAAATGCTATTCAAAAACAATTAAGCCATGAAAAAATGAATCAAAAAGTTGCAACAGTTATTACACAAGTCATCGTTGATGAAAATGATTCTGCTTTCCAAAATCCTAGTAAACCTATTGGAAGTTTTGTTGATTTAGAAACAGCAAAACTTATGGAGAAAGAAAAAAAATACATTATGGTTGAAGATGCAAACAGGGGTTATAGACGTGTTGTCCCTAGTCCTAAACCTATTGGCATCGTTGAGTTAGACATCATTAAAACCCTAGTAGATGCAAATCATTTAGTTATCACTGTTGGCGGTGGAGGTATTCCAGTTATAAAGGATGACTTAGGCTATAAGGGTGTTGCAGCTGTTATTGACAAAGATTTCGCATCTGCAAAATTAGCTGATTTATTAAACGCAGATATGCTTGTTATATTAACTGCCGTTGATAAAGTAAAAATAAATTTTGGAAAAGTTAATGAAAAAGACTTGGATGCTTTAACTATGAAAGAAATAGATATGTATATTGAAGCAAAAGAATTCTCTGCTGGTTCTATGTTACCTAAAGTTCAAGCATGCAAATCTTTCGTAAATGGTTACTCACATAGAACAGCTTTAATCGCTTCTCTTGAAAAAGCTAAAGAAGCTTTATTAGGCCAAACTGGCACGAGAATTATTGGAGGATAA